One Brassica napus cultivar Da-Ae chromosome C4, Da-Ae, whole genome shotgun sequence genomic region harbors:
- the LOC106396868 gene encoding TBCC domain-containing protein 1, producing the protein MTEEQVLIDQSPPPSAPEPNPNSLIHPRLVSFEHGLLPIQKLAFTDPIQTLAPIKQKLADAASNNRVGSAAIAEALQISGDHARLVLETLGSVLHSEGDPLVRAKPEEVDSVGADLRDLVLFLYVQSYKKLMPRTHKDSAAVADVWPSTSAFDGYLSALSPIQLVRSNSRRFMPSQADDEAHQLSYLQKHLGNIISFLGEPVEGEGEESLVISMEAFEHLGFLVQFGDKGSDISPLSQATPFFANSDPDMPAVPVPVSQVHDWLLQNIASALESITERISGKENGPSNTSDQDDAMSDACATPNKVAPSGRGPCLIEGVSKTSLVKQASDLRGRSVKVVNCHDSVIYLLAPLRYATVHGCSDTTIVLGAVGKALRVEHCERVHVIAAAKRVCIANCRECVFFLGVNQRPLIVGDNHKLQVAPYNTYYSHLGEHMSEVGLESTINKWDKPLALGAVDPHDSLSHPAGVSDAQAESAACVDPDQFVNFLIPNWFSGEDTGSTKDNPFPLPDTYMAAQQRNLKNLDETRRSLRETPLEENRKKELSSALHVYFKDWLYASGNIRQLYCLQGD; encoded by the exons ATGACCGAAGAACAAGTCCTCATCGACCAATCACCACCGCCTTCAGCACCCGAGCCGAATCCAAACTCACTGATCCATCCGAGACTCGTCTCTTTCGAGCACGGACTCCTCCCGATCCAGAAACTCGCATTCACCGACCCGATCCAAACCCTAGCTCCAATCAAGCAGAAGCTAGCCGACGCCGCCTCGAACAACCGCGTCGGATCGGCCGCCATCGCCGAGGCTCTCCAGATCTCTGGCGACCATGCGCGTCTCGTCCTCGAGACTCTCGGCTCGGTGCTTCATTCCGAGGGCGATCCTCTGGTTAGGGCTAAACCGGAGGAGGTTGATTCCGTGGGAGCTGATTTGAGGGATCTGGTTTTGTTTCTGTATGTGCAATCGTATAAGAAGCTGATGCCGAGGACGCATAAGGACTCTGCGGCGGTGGCTGATGTGTGGCCGTCGACCTCTGCTTTTGATGGCTACTTGTCTGCGTTGTCGCCAATTCAG CTTGTGCGCAGCAACAGCCGTCGGTTTATGCCATCGCAAGCTGATGATGAAGCTCATCAGTTGTCATATCTGCAAAAACATTTAGGAAACATCATTTCTTTTCTTGGAGAGCCTGtggaaggagaaggagaagaatcaTTG GTTATCTCTATGGAGGCTTTTGAGCACCTGGGTTTTCTTGTTCAGTTTGGTGATAAGGGATCTGATATATCTCCACTGAGCCAAGCTACTCCATTTTTCGCAAATTCTGATCCGGATATGCCCGCTGTTCCGGTCCCTGTTTCCCAAGTGCATGATTGGCTTCTGCAAAACATAGCTTCTGCTTTAGAAAGCATTACTGAGAGGATTTCTGGGAAAGAAAACGGGCCTTCTAATACCTCTGACCAAGATGATGCGATGTCAGATGCTTGTGCTACTCCGAACAAAGTTGCACCTAGTGGTAGAGGCCCGTGTTTAATCGAAGGAGTCTCCAAGACTTCACTTGTTAAGCAGGCCTCCGATCTTAGGGGTAGATCTGTGAAG GTTGTCAACTGCCATGATTCTGTTATTTATCTTTTAGCGCCATTGAGATATGCAACTGTGCATGGATGTTCTGATACTACTATAGTCCTGGGAGCTGTTGGCAAG GCATTGAGAGTTGAGCACTGTGAGAGAGTTCATGTGATTGCAGCTGCTAAACGAGTGTGCATCGCCAATTGCCGTGAATGTGTATTCTTCTTAGGAGTCAATCAGCGACCACTAATTGTTGGTGATAACCACAAGCTGCAG GTCGCTCCATATAATACATATTACTCTCATTTGGGAGAGCACATGAGTGAGGTAGGGCTTGAGTCAACTATCAACAAATGGGACAAACCATTGGCACTGGGAGCAGTGGATCCACATGACTCGCTGTCGCACCCTGCCGGGGTTTCTGATGCACAGGCTGAATCAGCTGCCTGTGTAGACCCTGACCAGTTCGTTAACTTTTTG ATCCCAAACTGGTTTAGCGGCGAGGACACAGGTTCGACCAAAGACAATCCATTTCCATTGCCAGATACTTATATGGCAGCTCAGCAGAGAAAC CTTAAGAACTTGGATGAAACAAGACGATCGCTAAGAGAAACGCCTCTGGAAGAAAACCGGAAAAAGGAGCTATCAAGCGCACTCCATGTGTATTTCAAAGACTGGCTCTATG CAAGTGGAAATATTAGACAACTCTACTGCCTACAAGGTGACTAA